The DNA segment GGCACGGTAAAACGATCGCTATGCTATCTCGCCCGAAAAAAATTTCATCGCTCGAAGGCGCGTCTAAATTCGTCCAGTAAAACTGCCCTGCGTCTTGATAAGCCTCCTCTAAATCCTGGCTTCTTTTGGCGAAATTTTCTCTCCAAAACATCTCACATCGCCCGTCCTTAGCGATCTTAAACGTCCGCCATATAGGAAACGGCATAGAAGTGCACGAAAAGGCGTTTTTAGCATTTGAGGCGCGCAGCTTTTCAAGGCCTAGTTTAACGTAAAATTCGTCTATCAGCGGCGCGGTAGCGTAAATCGTACAGACGAATTTTATCCTATCGCCTCTTGCTTGCAAAAATTTTATCGCATGCTCTACGACCGCACCCGTCGCGGTATAATCGTCGCTTAACTCTTTTGGGCGCATAAACGGCACGCTAGCGCCCGCATTTTTCGCAACGTCCGCTATCTCCTCGTCGTCTGTGGAGACGATAATCTCGTCAAAAATACCCGCCCTAATCGCCGCTTCTATGCTGTAAGCGATCATCGGTTTGCCGCAAAAAGGCTTTATATTTTTTCGCGGGATTCTTTTGCTGCCGCCGCGAGCGGGGATGACAGCGATGGTTTTGGCGTCCATTTTTTTCCTTGTTTTTAGGGAGATTATAGCCTAGCGGGGCAAATTTTATGATAAAATCAAACTAAAATTTCGGAGCCGAATTTATGAAAATAGCAAATTTCGATACGAACGAAAAGGTCCTTTTAATCGCCGAACTCTCGGCAAATCACTCGGGTAGCTTAGAGCTTGCCGTCGAAACTATCAAGGCGGCCAAACGCGCGGGAGCCGACGCCGTAAAACTGCAAACATACACGGCCGATAGCCTGACGCTAAATTCCAAAAAAGAGGATTTCATGCTACGCGGCGGACTGTGGGACGGGTATGATTTATATAGCCTTTATCAAAAAGCCTTAACTCCGCGCGAGTGGCACGAAACGCTTTTTAAAACGGCCGCAAACGAAGGATTAATCTGCTTTTCAAGCCCGTTTAGCAACGACGACGCCGATTTTTTAGAGCGCTTTGACCCGCCTGCTTACAAAATCGCTAGCTTTGAGGTAACCGATTACGATTTTATACGGCACATAGCTAAAAAAGGCAAACCCGTCGTCATCTCGACCGGCATCGCTACCCTGCGGGAGATTGAAGACGCGGTGCAAATTTGCAAAGAGTGCGGCAACGAAAACGTCGCGCTTTTAAAATGCACGTCTAGCTACCCAGCTCCGCTTGAGGGGATGAATCTACTCACGATCGCCGATATGAAACGAAAATTCGGCGCAGAAGTCGGCTTTTCAGACCATACTCTGGGTATCGTAGCGCCAGTAGTAGCCGTGAGCCTAGGCGCTCGCATCGTAGAAAAACATTTTATCCTAAACAAAGAGGTGCGAAGCGTGGATGAGGCGTTTAGCCTAGACGAGGATGAATTTAAACAGATGGCAAGCGCCGTAAGAGACGCAGAAAAACTACTAGGCAAAGCCGTCTACGAATTAGACGAAAGAGCGCTTGCTAGCCGCAACTACGCTCGTTCGCTTTATGCCTGCGCAGATATCAAAAAAGGCGAAATTTTTAGCGAGCAAAACGTAAAAAGCGTGCGCCCGGGCTGGGGTTTGCATCCTAAATTTAAACGCGAGCTAATCGGCAAACCGGCCAAACGAGACATAAATTTCGGAGATAGATTAAGCAGCGAGGATATGTAAATTTAGCGCATATCGCAAAGATTTGATACCGCGCTAGCCGGCAAGCGCGCTTTACTACGTATACGCTAAAGCTCCGGCCGAGTTTGCGCGAAATTTGGGCGTAAATTTGGAACGAATTTAGCTTTAAAACAAAATAGCAATATAAATAAGGAGGCAAAATGCCGCAAAACGAATATTCGACTATGGATGATTTTCAGGTCGTAAAAGAAAAAGAAAACGAGCAAAAAAACGCAAAAAAAAGTTCTGAAGCATTTGAACCAAGCGCCAATCCGATATTTCAAAAAAACTTGCAAGCCCTCTTTCAGCAAGACGAAATTTTAGCCGCCCGCCTTTGGGGAATGGACGAGATGGCGGATTACGACGTATTTGTCGGCAAAGACCCGATCGACATAAACATCATCAACAATAAAACCTTAAAATACGTCTACGAAAATCCCGTCAAAGACGTCCAAAATACCCTAGAATCCGTCGAAAACGAATATAAGCGCTACCCGATTATGTATTTTTACGGGCTAGGCAACGGGATACTTTATAAAGCACTTTTAAAAAACGAAACACATCAGAAAATAATAGTCGTAGAACCGGAAATCGAAATCATCTATGCAGTGTTAAATTTGATCGACCTTTCAGATGAATTATCCAGCGAAAGGCTAACTCTTTTTTACTCCGAGTTCGCAAACTACACGCAGTTTTATTATCTGGCGTGCAATAGCAAATTTACCGCATACGCTAAAATTTATAATCTTCAAATTCACTCGCCGTTTTACGATCAGTTTAGCGACGACTACGCAAAAATAAATCAATCCTTTGCAAAAGCCATCTCTCAAATGGTAGCCGGTCACGGCAACAGCATAGACGACAATCTAATCGGAGTGAGAAATAATATAGAAAATTTAACGGCGATGCTCACAAACTACTCCTACGTCGATTTGATAAAAAAGCGTTATAAACTAATGGACACGGCAGTCATCGTTTCAACGGGGCCAAGCCTTGATAAACAGCTCGAGACGCTTAAAAAATTTGCTCCGTACGTTACCGTCATCAGCCTTGACGCATCGCTACCGATATTAATGAAACACGGCATAAAGCCTGATTACGTAACTTCAATAGAGCGCGTAGAGGCCACGTCGAGTTTTTTTAAAAAAAGAGATAAAAAAATAGACAAAGACGCTTACTTTATCATCGCGTCTTTGACGCATAAAAAAACGATTAAAAATATCTTACCTCGCCGCCTAGTCCTAACCATGCGCCCTCAGCAAAACGAAACGTCGTTCGGGCTAAAAGGCTACGGCTACCTAGGGATCGGGCACTCCACGGCAAATCAAGCCTATCAGCTAGCCTACGTTTTAAAACATAAAAATATCGTTTTAATCGGACAAGACTTAGCCTTTGCTCCGGACGGTAAATCTCACGCCACCGGGCACGCGTTCGCGCAAGCCGACGAGTATCTATACGTCAAAGCATACGGCGGCGAGGGTGAAGTTCGCACGACTTACGTCTGGGATAAATTTAGAAATCAATTTGAAGCCGATATCGAGCAGTCGAGCAAAAAAGACGTAACGACGTATAACTGCACGCAAGGCGGCGCCAGGATAGAAGGCAGCATAGAAAAGCCGTTTTTAGAGACTATGCAAGAGCTTTGCAAAGACAAAAAACAAAAAAATCTCCCCAATATCGCGCCGATAAAAGAAAAAAGAACGAATAAAGATATGTTAAAAGCATATAAAGTACTCGTAAAAAAGCTAAGCTTTGAAAACGAAGCCAAACGCATAATCGAAGAAACGTTTTTAGAAGTCGTACCGAAAATAGACGAAATTTCAAAACTAAGAGACGAAGGGAAATTAAACGAAAAACACTTTCACAAGCTCGTTAAAATTTCAAATAGGATAGATAAAGCAAAAGACGCTATCTCAAAGCCTAAATTTAAGCCTTTCATCGAAAATATAGTGGCCATATCCGTATATTTCCAAGAGCTTGAACTAGCTAAAATCTCAGTCGCCCCTAGCGATACGACGATGCAAAAGGTAAACAAGCTAGCCGAATGGGTAGAAATCCATAAATACTGGCTATTTTCGGTAGCCGGCGGACTAAACGCAGAGATAGAAACTATAAAAAAAGCTTCTAGCAATTTAGTCCGCGAGCTAAAAAAACGAGGACTCATAACCAAAGACGAGATAGGTCGAGCAAAGGAAAATTTCAGACTGAGTTATTAAATTTCGATCATAAATTTAGCTTTATTTTTATTTTTAGCCTTTATTTGCTAAAATCACGCAAATTTAGCTAAATCGGACGAAAAGATTGTTTTCAAATATTTATACGTATAGGTTTTTTATCGTAAATTCGGTCAAAAACGAATTTATAACCAAATTCGCAAAAAGCAAACTGGGCGTAGCGTGGGCGATACTGCATCCGCTAGCCCAGGTGCTCATCTACGCGACCATACTCTCCTCGGTACTCTCAGCCAAGCTACCCGGCATCGATAGCAAATACGCCTACGCGATCTACCTAATGAGCGGGATGCTTTGCTGGATGCTTTTTAGCGAGATTTTTTCGCGCTGTATCGGCATTTTTACCGACAACGCCAACATAATCAAAAAAATGTCCTTCCCTAAAATCGTCCTTCCGGCTACCGTGGTTTTAAGCTCGGCGATAAACAATCTAATTTTATTCGTCTCTATTGCGGTAGTATTTGCGTTTTTGGGGCATTTTGCGGGCGTAAATTTGATCTTTTTGCCGATCTTTTCCGTCGTTACGATGATGCTAGCCGTCGGATTTGGGCTGTTTTTCGGCGTGATAAACGTCTTTATGCGCGACGTAGGCCAGATCATCGCCATCGTATTACAGTTTTTATTTTGGCTAACGCCGATCGTTTATATGACGAGTATCTTGCCGCCGAATTTGCAAGAGCTTATCTACATAAACCCGCTCGTCGGCGTCGTTAGCGGCTATCACGATATTTTGATCTACGACAAGACGCCGGATTTTTCGCTTTTGATTTATCCGGCCTTTATCGGCGCGGCAAGCCTTGGAGCCGCGTTTTTCGTTTATAAACGAGCCGAAGAAGAGATGGCGGACGTTTTATGATTTTATCCGTTCAAAATATCTGCAAAACTTACTTGGACTACGAGAGCAACTTTAAGCGATTTGCCTCGTGGTTTAGTAAAAATAAAGAAGAAAAAAACGTAAAAACCGTACTAAAAGACGTGAGTTTTGACGTGGGAGCCGGCGAAGTAGTCGGGCTAATCGGACAAAACGGAGCGGGCAAAAGCACTCTTTTAAAAATCATCTCGCGCACGCTAAAGCCCTCAAGCGGCCGCGTAACGAGCGGGGCTAAAATTTCGTCCATCTTAGAGCTAGGCATGGGCTTTCACGGCGATCTAACGGGTAGGCAAAACGCCTATCAGTCCTGCTCTCTCATGGGCTACTCAAAAGAGCAAATCGACGAAATAATAGCCTATATCGAAGACTTTGCCGAGATAGGCGAGTATTTTGATTATCCCGTGCGAATTTACAGCAGCGGCATGCAGATGCGCCTTGCTTTTTCGGTCGTCACGGCAAATCGCCCCGATATACTCATCATCGACGAGGCGCTATCGGTCGGCGACGTGTATTTCCAGCATAAAAGCTTTGATAAGATAAAAGAATTTAAAAGCCTAGGTACGACGCTCATCATCGTTTCGCACGATAGCGGCGCGATAAAATCCATCTGCGATCGCGTAATCTTGCTAGAAAAAGGGCAAATTTTAAAAGACGGCGAGCCTGAAGCAGTTCTTGATTATTACAACGCCCTAATCTCAAAAAAACAAGACGTACAAATCTCGCAAATAACCCTGCAAAACGGCAAAATCGCAACCGTATCTGGCAACAAAAAAGCCTGCATAAAAAACGTCGAAATTTTAGACGCCGCAGGCAAAAAGATACAAAATTTAGAAGTCGGCAAAAAAATCAAGCTAAAAGTAACCGTACTGGCAAACGAAAATTTGCCCTCGCTGGTACTGGGCTATCAGATCAAAAATCGCTTCTCGCAGGTCGTCTACGGCACGAACACTTACCACCTAAAGCAAGCTTTAAAAAATCTCAAAAAAGGCGAGGAGTACGACTTTAGTTTTGAATTTGACGCAAATTTGGGCGTCGGGTCGTTTTCGGTCACGATAGCGCTGCACGATAGCGACAACCATCTGCAAAATAACTACGAATGGCGCGACAACGCGATCATTTTTAACGTCGTAAATTTTAGCAAGCCCGATTTCGTCGGTCTTGCGTATCTTGAACCGAGTTTGGAAATAAAGAGAATAAATGGATAAATTTTATAAAAGTTTCGAAGATAAATTTAGAGGCCATAGAAGCGAGATCAAAAAACGCTTGCTTGCTTACGAGCCGTTTTTGCAAATTTTAAAGCAAAATAACGAAAAGCCGGCGGCGGTCGATCTTGGTTGCGGCAGAGGCGAGTGGCTTGAAATTCTAAAACAAAACGGCTTTACCGCGCGCGGCTGCGACGTGAGCGAGGAGATGCTAAAAGAGTGCGAAAAAAACGCGCTTGAGGCTAAAAAACAAGGCGCGATAGAGTTTTTAAGCGAGCTAGAAGACTCAAGCCTTGCGCTCGTTAGCGCATTTCAGCTTGTGGAGCACTTGGAGTTTAGCGAGCTTTGCGAGCTAATCAAGCAGGCGCGCCGAGTTCTCAAAGACGGCGGCATCTTAATACTTGAAACGCCAAATCCGGAAAATTTACGCGTCGCTACGCTAAATTTCTACCTCGACGCGACGCACGTTAAGCCCATCCCGCCGATGCTGCTTGAGTATCTGTGCGAATTTGAGGGCTTTAATAATACGTTTATGATGAGGCTAAACTCAAATTTGAGCTTTAGCGAGGACTTAGAAAACCAAAACGTCACGCTAAGAGACGTTTTGAGCAGCGTCGGGCTTGATTACGCGATTTTGGGGCTTAAAAACGGCGACGAAAAAACGCGCGAAGCGTTTTTAAACGCGGCCAAAAGTGGTTATAGTTTTGAAGAGTTAGCCGATAGATTCGACATATCGGCATTTGAAAACAAAACGCAGATGCTCGAGCTAAAAAACGACGTCTGGAAGGGCTCTTTGGAGACGAAAGAGGCGCTGTGGAAAAGCTCGCTTGAGCTAATGGAGAGCAAAAATCAAATCGTAAATTTGCAAAATGAAAATGCGCGCTTACACGAAGATTTAGAAAATCTACTGAGCAAATATCTCGCGCTAAATCACAAAGTCTACGTCCTAGAAAACGAAGCTCCCGTTATCAAAAACGATATCGAGCAGCTTAAAATTTTCGTCGCTAAATTTAAAAGAGTCGCAAAGCCGCTCATTTGGGTCTATAAATTTTTAAGATTTTGTAAAAATTTAGCCAAAGAAAATCTCAAAAAAGCGCTTAAATTCGGTATAAATTTGACGGAAAGAGCGGCAAATAGCCATCCTAAATTTAAGAAAAATCTCAAGATATTTTTAAATAAATTTCCGGCTCTTAGGGCGAGAATTTTTAGCCTAAAAGGTCAGGTTAGAGACGATATCTACGTCTCGCAAGAAGGAGTTTTCGAGCCTAATGTATTTGAGCTAACGCACTCAAAAGAGTATGAGCGAAATTTGGAGCTAAAAAATCTCAAATTTAACGAAAACTTTAGCGAACTAACCGTCATCGGCAGTATCAGCGGGCACTATAGTTTGGCCGCGATAAACAGAAACATCGTATTTAGGCTGCTCGGTAAGGTAAAAAACGTCTTTGTGATCTGCTACCACGAGAACTACTTCGATAAAATCGAAGACATCGCGATAACCAAAGACGAGTACGAAACGCTAAGAAGCATAGTACCCGATAAAAATGCGCATCCAAAAATAAGCGACGACAAGGTCGCGATCTACCACCACTACCCGCTGATAGAAGACGTTAGGGATGGTTACGGATTTGAGATTGCGGTGTTTTTCTGGGAGGAGTCGCGCATCCCGCCTAGGACGATAGAAATTTTAAACTCCAAGTATAAAGGCATTTTGGTTTCGACGTTTTTTATCAAAAAAATCCTCATAGATAACGGATGCTATACGCCCGTAAAAGTGGCCGATATCCCGCTAAAAATGCCGCCCGAGCCAAGCGTTTTGCAAGAAAATAGCGAACAAAAGCGCGAGATAAAGCTCTTTCACATCTCGTCGTGCCTACCTAGAAAGGGTGCCGACGTGCTGCTACGAGCCTTTAACGAAGCTTGCAAAAAAGCTAAATTTGACCTCAGTCTAACGATAAAAAGCTTCCCTAATCCGCACAATAGCGCAACCGAACAAATCGAGCTTCTAGTCGATAAAAAATACCGAAGCAAAATCCGCGTCATACTAAACGAAGACCTAACCGCGCTTGACGTGGCAAACCTCTATGAGCAGTGCGATATCGTCGTACTACCGACGCGCGGCGAAGGACTAAATATGCCAGCAATCGAAGGCGTACACTACAAAAAGCCCGTTATCTCCACCGACTATAGCGGCCAGTGCGAGTTTTTGGACGATAGCTGCGAGTTTGTCGGGTATAAATTCGCGCCCGCGGTTACGCATTTTAATCTAAATTATTCGTTTTGGGCGGAGCCTAGCGTAAAGGATCTGGGCGAAAAAATCATCAAAGTATCCGAGCAAATTTTACAAAACCGCGCGCCAAACATAGAGCCGCTAAAACACAAAGTCGATGAAATGATGTTCGGTGAGAAAAACGCGCTAAATTTCATCTCGAGCATCTCGCATCTAAAATCCTTTAAAAATGAGCCGCGTGAGCTAAAAATCGCCTATTTTTCGACGTATAACGCCGTTTGCGGTATAGCCGAATACTCAAAATACCTAACGGACGAGCTTGCACGTACGGGCGCAAATTTAGAAATTTATACTTGGAGCGAGCAAAAGTGCGCTAAGGAGCCTAATCTAGCCCAAGAAAACGGCGTGAAAGTCCATGAAATAGAGCGAGAAAAACTACTAAGCGAGCTTAAAACGGATGCAAATATAATCTGGCTGCAACACCATTTTACGTTTTTTGAGATAGACGAAAAGTTAAAATCAGACGTTGCCGCGCTAAAATCGCAGGGCAAAATTTGCTTTATTACGCTTCACGCCACGAAGCAAATCCTAAACTACCCGCGCCAAACTCAGCAAAACTGGCACGATACGCTTTACGAATTCGACCGAGTTTTCGTCCACAGCATCGACGATCTAAATACACTTAGACTACTCGGGCTTGCCGATAACGTCACGCTAGTACCGCACGGAACGCAAAATTTGGCACCCGAGCAAAACAAACGTAAGGAAACGGACGGCAAATTTAGGATAGGATTTTTCGGGCTGCTCTTTGCACATAAAAATTTACCCGTACTGCTGCAAGCCTTTGCTAAATTTAGCCAAAATACGGACGCGAAGCTAATTATCATTAGCCCCGTCGCAAACGCAGATAGCGAGGCGGAACTGCAAAGATGCCGTAAGCTTTGCGAAAAGCTAAATTTGGACGAAAAAGTGGAGTGGAACACCGAGTTTTTGCCGATAGAGGAGGTAAATAAAAAGCTAAGCGACTGCGATGTCATCGTGCTGCCTTACGGGCAAACCGACGAGGGAGCCAGCGGGGCGGCCAGGATAGCGTTAAGCGCATGCAAAAACGTTATAGTAACGCCGTCAAGAATCTTTAGCGAGATGAAAAACGTCACGATAAAAACGGACGGATTTAACGATTGGCACATTTTAGAGCAACTAGAAAAAGTAAAAAATAGCGAAATAGATGCTAAAATTTATGACGAACGCACAAAATGGCTAAGCCAAAACAGCTGGAGCAGTATCGCGGGGCTTTACCTGCGGATATTTAGAGCCGTAGCGACGGATAAAAATTTTATGCAACATTTAAAAAACGGAGAATAATAATGAAAAAAGCGATAATTACGGGCGTCGGAGGTCAAGACGGCGCATACCTGGCTAGATATCTGATAGATCTAGGATACGAGGTCTACGGCGGATACAGGCGAGCGGTGAGCCCGAATTTTTGGCGATTGAACGAGCTAGGCATTTTAAACGAGCCAAATTTTCATTTGGTGGAGTTTGAGCTAACCGACCCGTTTAACATCCTAAGCACCGTTAACGAAATAAGACCCGAGGAAATTTACAACCTAGCCGCTCAAAGCTTCGTGGGCGTTAGTTTTAAAGAGCCGTTTCACACCGCAAACGCCACCGGTATCGGCGCGCTAAA comes from the uncultured Campylobacter sp. genome and includes:
- a CDS encoding ABC transporter ATP-binding protein, with product MILSVQNICKTYLDYESNFKRFASWFSKNKEEKNVKTVLKDVSFDVGAGEVVGLIGQNGAGKSTLLKIISRTLKPSSGRVTSGAKISSILELGMGFHGDLTGRQNAYQSCSLMGYSKEQIDEIIAYIEDFAEIGEYFDYPVRIYSSGMQMRLAFSVVTANRPDILIIDEALSVGDVYFQHKSFDKIKEFKSLGTTLIIVSHDSGAIKSICDRVILLEKGQILKDGEPEAVLDYYNALISKKQDVQISQITLQNGKIATVSGNKKACIKNVEILDAAGKKIQNLEVGKKIKLKVTVLANENLPSLVLGYQIKNRFSQVVYGTNTYHLKQALKNLKKGEEYDFSFEFDANLGVGSFSVTIALHDSDNHLQNNYEWRDNAIIFNVVNFSKPDFVGLAYLEPSLEIKRING
- the pseI gene encoding pseudaminic acid synthase, with amino-acid sequence MKIANFDTNEKVLLIAELSANHSGSLELAVETIKAAKRAGADAVKLQTYTADSLTLNSKKEDFMLRGGLWDGYDLYSLYQKALTPREWHETLFKTAANEGLICFSSPFSNDDADFLERFDPPAYKIASFEVTDYDFIRHIAKKGKPVVISTGIATLREIEDAVQICKECGNENVALLKCTSSYPAPLEGMNLLTIADMKRKFGAEVGFSDHTLGIVAPVVAVSLGARIVEKHFILNKEVRSVDEAFSLDEDEFKQMASAVRDAEKLLGKAVYELDERALASRNYARSLYACADIKKGEIFSEQNVKSVRPGWGLHPKFKRELIGKPAKRDINFGDRLSSEDM
- the pseF gene encoding pseudaminic acid cytidylyltransferase, coding for MDAKTIAVIPARGGSKRIPRKNIKPFCGKPMIAYSIEAAIRAGIFDEIIVSTDDEEIADVAKNAGASVPFMRPKELSDDYTATGAVVEHAIKFLQARGDRIKFVCTIYATAPLIDEFYVKLGLEKLRASNAKNAFSCTSMPFPIWRTFKIAKDGRCEMFWRENFAKRSQDLEEAYQDAGQFYWTNLDAPSSDEIFFGRDSIAIVLPCHLVQDIDTPQDWIRAEFLYEAVQKSREKA
- a CDS encoding glycosyltransferase, with amino-acid sequence MDKFYKSFEDKFRGHRSEIKKRLLAYEPFLQILKQNNEKPAAVDLGCGRGEWLEILKQNGFTARGCDVSEEMLKECEKNALEAKKQGAIEFLSELEDSSLALVSAFQLVEHLEFSELCELIKQARRVLKDGGILILETPNPENLRVATLNFYLDATHVKPIPPMLLEYLCEFEGFNNTFMMRLNSNLSFSEDLENQNVTLRDVLSSVGLDYAILGLKNGDEKTREAFLNAAKSGYSFEELADRFDISAFENKTQMLELKNDVWKGSLETKEALWKSSLELMESKNQIVNLQNENARLHEDLENLLSKYLALNHKVYVLENEAPVIKNDIEQLKIFVAKFKRVAKPLIWVYKFLRFCKNLAKENLKKALKFGINLTERAANSHPKFKKNLKIFLNKFPALRARIFSLKGQVRDDIYVSQEGVFEPNVFELTHSKEYERNLELKNLKFNENFSELTVIGSISGHYSLAAINRNIVFRLLGKVKNVFVICYHENYFDKIEDIAITKDEYETLRSIVPDKNAHPKISDDKVAIYHHYPLIEDVRDGYGFEIAVFFWEESRIPPRTIEILNSKYKGILVSTFFIKKILIDNGCYTPVKVADIPLKMPPEPSVLQENSEQKREIKLFHISSCLPRKGADVLLRAFNEACKKAKFDLSLTIKSFPNPHNSATEQIELLVDKKYRSKIRVILNEDLTALDVANLYEQCDIVVLPTRGEGLNMPAIEGVHYKKPVISTDYSGQCEFLDDSCEFVGYKFAPAVTHFNLNYSFWAEPSVKDLGEKIIKVSEQILQNRAPNIEPLKHKVDEMMFGEKNALNFISSISHLKSFKNEPRELKIAYFSTYNAVCGIAEYSKYLTDELARTGANLEIYTWSEQKCAKEPNLAQENGVKVHEIEREKLLSELKTDANIIWLQHHFTFFEIDEKLKSDVAALKSQGKICFITLHATKQILNYPRQTQQNWHDTLYEFDRVFVHSIDDLNTLRLLGLADNVTLVPHGTQNLAPEQNKRKETDGKFRIGFFGLLFAHKNLPVLLQAFAKFSQNTDAKLIIISPVANADSEAELQRCRKLCEKLNLDEKVEWNTEFLPIEEVNKKLSDCDVIVLPYGQTDEGASGAARIALSACKNVIVTPSRIFSEMKNVTIKTDGFNDWHILEQLEKVKNSEIDAKIYDERTKWLSQNSWSSIAGLYLRIFRAVATDKNFMQHLKNGE
- a CDS encoding 6-hydroxymethylpterin diphosphokinase MptE-like protein; the protein is MPQNEYSTMDDFQVVKEKENEQKNAKKSSEAFEPSANPIFQKNLQALFQQDEILAARLWGMDEMADYDVFVGKDPIDINIINNKTLKYVYENPVKDVQNTLESVENEYKRYPIMYFYGLGNGILYKALLKNETHQKIIVVEPEIEIIYAVLNLIDLSDELSSERLTLFYSEFANYTQFYYLACNSKFTAYAKIYNLQIHSPFYDQFSDDYAKINQSFAKAISQMVAGHGNSIDDNLIGVRNNIENLTAMLTNYSYVDLIKKRYKLMDTAVIVSTGPSLDKQLETLKKFAPYVTVISLDASLPILMKHGIKPDYVTSIERVEATSSFFKKRDKKIDKDAYFIIASLTHKKTIKNILPRRLVLTMRPQQNETSFGLKGYGYLGIGHSTANQAYQLAYVLKHKNIVLIGQDLAFAPDGKSHATGHAFAQADEYLYVKAYGGEGEVRTTYVWDKFRNQFEADIEQSSKKDVTTYNCTQGGARIEGSIEKPFLETMQELCKDKKQKNLPNIAPIKEKRTNKDMLKAYKVLVKKLSFENEAKRIIEETFLEVVPKIDEISKLRDEGKLNEKHFHKLVKISNRIDKAKDAISKPKFKPFIENIVAISVYFQELELAKISVAPSDTTMQKVNKLAEWVEIHKYWLFSVAGGLNAEIETIKKASSNLVRELKKRGLITKDEIGRAKENFRLSY
- a CDS encoding ABC transporter permease, whose product is MFSNIYTYRFFIVNSVKNEFITKFAKSKLGVAWAILHPLAQVLIYATILSSVLSAKLPGIDSKYAYAIYLMSGMLCWMLFSEIFSRCIGIFTDNANIIKKMSFPKIVLPATVVLSSAINNLILFVSIAVVFAFLGHFAGVNLIFLPIFSVVTMMLAVGFGLFFGVINVFMRDVGQIIAIVLQFLFWLTPIVYMTSILPPNLQELIYINPLVGVVSGYHDILIYDKTPDFSLLIYPAFIGAASLGAAFFVYKRAEEEMADVL